One Nicotiana tomentosiformis chromosome 1, ASM39032v3, whole genome shotgun sequence genomic window, tttttatgttattttcttacatttgttgaCTAGAATTCAAGAGAGTTTGTATTTGAACTATCatttttttcagatatttttagGGTTAATAGGTAATAAactgattaatttcaataactacaaagatactaCGCTAAAGAGCACTACATTGTACTACgttaaagggcactacattataaTTACGGGCACTACATTAAAATTACCGGCACAGCATAACACTAAAGGTAACTAAAtgacattaattattcataaaataataatttatctattttactaatcttttagaacataaataatctaatccggataacaaaaaacaaattaatttaatcacaaaacaatcatgaaaatacatataccacagtaaaaaataactaataaatattttttataacaactaataacattaattattcataaattaacaatttctctattttattaattttttagcACAATAATAATCTAATCcagataaaaaataacaaattaattaaatcgcaaaacaatcacgaaagaaCATATATCACAGTaaaaaacaactaatatgcattttttatacatgagttttaacaaaaaaataagtcggaatacctcgattttaaattttttgaaaggtgaagatttgatgatttgggggcCGAAATGAATAATTCACTACGCGATAACGCCTTAGATCCGATGTTATCTTGCTATAATACCGAGAATCTACACTTTTTATGGGACCGGTGGGTTCCAATGAATTTTTTTGCTTTAAAAATAGGGGGGCCGCTGGGAATTAAAAATAGGGGTTGCTGGTTTGCGTCTGGTGGGGGAATGAGATGACACGATTTTTTATATATGTATAGCGTGCATATATAAGGCGCTATATTATAGCGCCTTATATATGCGCGCTATGTCTCCCACCCATTTTAAGTTCAAATATAGCGCGATAAATATCTTAACGAACAAAACTATCGTTAAAATATAGCGCGATAAATAACTGCACTATATATAAAATGATGCCGATATTTTTTTTAATCTATTTATGTCTCTTTAGTGCAAATGAAGCATACTTTGGGTTGGGAGCCATAAATATGAGTGAGATGCAGCTACTCGACCGGGGTCACGTGCTCAACGTCGTCACCAACTTTTCTTTTTCTCGCTAGTCGCTACGCTTTACTCAAGACTCATCGTTTATTTCCACAGTCATTACCGCCACGTTTCAATATAATAAAGGCCCACGTTTACTTTTACGAGTCTATCTCTATCAGTCAACTTTGGAGCATTGGTAAATGCAGATGCCCGTAGGTTGAATCTTCTGCATGCAGCTACCTCTACAATTGTTTTGCAGATTTGTAATCTTCTGCCAATTTTAACCTCCATTTCAAGTTTAACCGTCACTAAACTGAACGTACAACGTCCGTCATGTGTTTTAACTTTACCATGTTCTGCTCTGAGAGTGTTCAGTTAACCGCTTTTTCCACTGAATAAATTAAATAATCAAAATTCCGATTTCAACGCTAGCGCAGCTCCAATTATCGAAAGATGAATCAGTTCTTGGCAAGGTCGGTGATGAGGCGGTTGGTTAATTCTGGCAGTAACTGTAAACGTTGCATATCGTCCTTGTCATCGCCGTCGTCTCTGTCGTCATCAGCGGCGACGGCGGCGGCGGAAGTTCATAAGCCGAGTAGTGAGTCAGTTGTGATGATGAGTGGCAAGCGGCTGGGATTTTCTGGTCAGTGGTGGAGGATGATGAGCTCCGCTAGTGAACCGCCAACGAAGAAGTCAACGTCGTCGTCCACTACGGTGAGGAAGGAGGATGAGAAAGGCGAGAAAACGAGCGATGCTTCTGTGGAGAAGATGGAAAGAAAAAACGACCAAGTTGTTGTTTCCAGCTATTGGGGCGTCTCGAGACCAAAGATTACTAGAGAAGATGGCTCTGTGTGGCCTTGGAATTGCTTCATGGTATGTGATGATCACAAGTGTACAACTCGTTACTTCTACATATTTCTTCAATCAATTAATTTTCAAACACAATAGTAACAGGCAAAGTTGATGGACTGCTGCTTACTTTCTCTCCTACTTTCCATGTCTGTTTACTCTGTTTCAATTACTGGTTTATATCTTTGTGGATACATTAATTACTAGTTGATGACTACTTGATTTTGCAAATTCGGAGTTTGATATTAGTGTTTGAAGTTGCTGATTTAAAAAAAACTATCCTTAGTTTCCGGTTAGAAATATAAATTAACTACATGTTCTTATAACGTCCATAATAATTTGAGGTTTTCCGGATATAGAGTACATATGTATGAAATGACCAACTTCCTCACACGCTGTTGactaaattttttttaattctaaTCAGTTCCAAATGATGAACCTGCTTAAGATTTTTCATTTTGATAAACAATCTTATAACTAATAACTTGCATCTAAAGAAGTTAGCAGTACTGCTATATCCTTTCATAGAGCTCCCCTGATCGTGACATAGGGTTGTCACACTTGATTCTTAAAATCTTAATCCAGCTAAATTTAGACGGGTTGAGTTGGAAATAAATTTATTTATGGGTCAATTGATTATAATGGGGAAAGTTTGACCCATATGAAAACTTTTTAacaacatttttttttttggttggttTGATTTGTGTTTATCTGTTTTGGCTAGATAAAGTTGTTCTTAGTCTGCTCGATAATTAAACAATTTATTTAAAAAACAAATAAATGAAAAAATAGTTTTGAGTTCGTTGGCTTAGATTATTACCCATTGTTTAGTCCAAGTTGATTCAATCCTCAAACTACCTATTTGACACTCCTAGACACGGgaaattttattattgagttCAAGGTTCAAGCCAAATGCACCTTTGTTGCAAGGTTAGACTTTATTAAAGAAGGGCGCAAAACACAACGAAGCAGCGTCTCTCGAATTTGAAGTAACATTTACATGATTGACCTAGTATACCGTATAATGAAAGCCTTTCACTTTCACTCTTGGATAATGGGATCCGTTCTTTTGCTATAATTTTTATCAGTATTTATCTCACGGTTCAAAACAATTATTTGAATCGCCTTGCTGATCAGCTTTCTACCTTACTTTAACATGCAGAAGGAAATGATTTCCCGGAATAGGTGGTTAAACTTTTCGTAATTTTGTCTTGCTAGGTTTTGTCATCCATGTAATCTCTGTTTTAGCATCTCCTACTTTCTCACTCTCTGAGGGTAGGTGGAGTAAAATTTCAATATATTATGGAGTGATGTTTCAGTAGTACATCACTGATGTATAGAAGAGTTGTAGTTGTTTCATTCTTCTTTTGTCTACTCTGATTTTTCAGTGTATTAAGTAGGAATTTTGTACATGTTTTAGCGAAACTTTCTTGTGATCCTTTCCTTGTCCCTGGGACAAGATGCTATGTAAAGTATTAAGTCAGAAATTGTCATGTTTTAGTGCTCTAAAGAAAAGGAAATCTTGTCTTTCATTAAGTTATGCATATCTAATTCTCCGTTTCGTTTGTAGCCATGGGAGACATATCAAGCTGACTTGTCCATTGATCTAAGCAAGCACCATGTACCCAAGGCATTCCTTGATAAGGTTGCTTATTGGACAGTGAAACTTCTCAGGATTCCGACAGATTTACTCTTTAAGGTTTGCTTTCCACTCAACTTTGTAAGGAATCTGTTATCCAATCAAATGCTAGATGACTACTTTTTACTACTTCTTTGGAAACCAAGCTTCCTTATAACTTCTTGATCTCGATTTTACCTTGAAGTTCTTAAAAAGAGCTTGTACTAGCATCTTATTACATAAATAGAAATGCTAAATAATGGAGTCCAATTCACTTGAGCTTTGGGTTGTTATTGAAGTAACTGGAGTTGTCAACATGTGTCATTTTGGAAAATGATATGTGATCCAAACTGTAAAATGGAGCATCTATTCCAGGCATATACTGATTCAGTCTGTTGATCGCCACCACCTTCAGTTTGTGCAACCGACCATTCACATGTCATGTGAAAGGTCTGGCGATGAATTTATGTACATGTGGCCAATTGCTCCGATGGCACACTGAGCAGGGATGTCACAGAGAATGAGCTCTTTACTTAAACCTTCTACGGTAGGAGTACATGTTTTTGCAAAAGGAAACACGTgacaaaatcacaacacttagTATTTGATGGACTATCTAAGAGCACCTTTCtgttaaaaaaaggaaaaataaatactTTTGTGTTCTGGACACCACATCAGCAATTCTGTGAGTTGCTTTTACATGCATCAGCTTCTTGACACCATTGATAATCTCTGATCTCTATTGCAGAAAAAATACGGTTGCCGTGCAATGATGTTGGAAACAGTGGCTGGTGTGCCCGGAATGGTAGGAGGTATGCTGTTACATCTGAGGTCGTTGCGCAAGTTTGAGCAAAGTGGTGGTTGGATAAAAGCATTACTAGAAGAAGCCGAGAATGAGAGGATGCATCTGATGACTATGGTGGAGCTAGTGCAACCTAAATGGTATGAGAGGCTGTTAGTTCTTGCGGTGCAGGGAGTCtttttcaacttttattttgTGCTTTACGTGCTGTCCCCCAAGCTTGGACACAGAATAGTTGGGTATCTGGAAGAGGAAGCTATACACTCTTATACTTTGTATCTGAATGATATTGATCGTGCTGAAATTGAAAATATTCCTGCTCCTGCCATTGCAATTGACTACTGGAGACTGCCTAAGGATGCAACTCTAAAGCATGTTATTACTGTCATCCGTGCTGATGAAGCTCATCATAGAGATGTTAACCATTTTGCATCTGTAAGTGTCTATCTTCAGTTTGGTGGTGTATGGGGTCGATGCTTATTTTCTCAGATTTTTGTaggaaatatataaaatttgttcCTATTTGTTACATGTCATACCGCATTGTCCTTTGTCAGTGATGTCTTTTTTCTAGTTACCCTGCTGATAGTACTTTATTCTGTTTCTTAGATCAAACTTAAACATCACTGAGACTTTACACGTTTGTAGCTGGCAATTTTATCTCCAGTTGGCATTATGTGCAAAAATTATTGTGCAGCTGATTTAGTTATTGCACCTGCTTTGCAGGATATCCATTATCAAGGAAAGAAATTGCAGGAGGCAGCTGCTCCTGTAGGTTACCATTAAATCTACATACTATTCTCTCTTGCGGAGTTGTTCTGCTTTCCATATTTTGTTGTAGATCATGGGTCCATTCTGAAGATTGGTAATGAAATATCTAGAAGTAGCAGATGTAATGTATGGATTAAACTGCTGCTCAGTTCCTGCATAGTGGTATGGTAAAAATGCGCTATTGCTCTCCAAAGAGATGCAATATGTTTATATTTAAATGAAAAACCTGGGGAAAGTATGAGACACTGTGATACCACcgacaaaattttattaaatgAACCTTTTCGATTGAACTCATGCTTGGTAATCTTTTATCTCCAGAATTCATGGGGAAAGGACAGGATCCTCCGGAATTTTACGCATAACACATGAAGTTCTACTAAGGCAAGAAAGTCCTATTGAAATAATCTAGCAATAGAACTAAAAAGGAAGCAAAATCCATCGCCTGATCTGTTGGTctaagtgaagtttgttttgatatTGACAAAGGAATtcaagcatgaaccaggtccatacataGTGTGCACAGACACGGGCAAATTCGagcacaaggcatgcacgtgaaggaAATAAGCTTAAGTGATTATATTTGATATCTcctgaacgaaaaggttgcataagtgACAACGAGAAGGACTCCTTATTCGATAAGAACTCTgtcctagataagggaggagttagaagttgaagataactggAACTTTTCCACCATGtaagagtatagcattagaactctagttatttcctattctactaactctatatattgtaggatgttctcattttacgggtatgcacaaacgctgaagttaaacgaGAGTTGAGAGAAAAATAacaaggcattttgcaaacaattcatgtgtgattcaagtgtgcgaacttgAAGTTACATGAactagatagaagaaccagttccaagtgtttgtcttttattttaatttcattGTAGTAGTGCTTTTGAgctgtacctttcagctttatctagaagcaattgtactaggtactctgagtgttgtattcaagttagagttaacttgaagttgtcgcaacagctagaggttggttgccacaaagagttagaggtaatccttaggtttacaaagagttttgtaaatgctatTTTTgtctcagtgatttagtgaagtgttggggaaAATCTTATTAagtagtaggtcgtgattttttcaccttttaagccaggtgttttccacgtaaaaatacatgtgttctttactttccacatttattattccgcaacagtagtataaggaacacatagaagaaccaagtccttCTATAATAGGTGCAtgcgaaaaattggacaccacacaaatcatcccctccccccctcttgtgtggtattgaagtacaaaatatcaatgggTATTAGATCAGGTTATCcctgaagaggctaacaccttaggagaaaaTCAAGATGAGTACACCACCTGAAAACTGGGAAGgacaatccactgctaggccaccactctttaatggtcagtactactcttggtggaagaacagaatgagagatcacattcaaggagaggactatgagctatgggacattgccATTAGCGGTCCACTAGCTACATTGAAGGAAAATACTGaaggagtagatgtgccaaagacaagagcggattgcactgctaaggatttgaagaagtgggagaagaatgctaaagccaagaaaaggcttgtttgtggacttggtcctgATGAATACAGCAGAATCCAAGGTTGTGCCACTGCTAAGCAAATTTGGGACACACTACAggtggctcatgaaggaactaCTCAAGTGAAGAGATCTAGAGGGACTTTATTGTACCCTTAGTATGGGAACTTTGCTATGAAGGATGGTTAAACCATTCAAGAGATGTACACAAAGTTTGCTACACtgacaaatgaactaaaatctCTTGAAAGGATTATTCTTGAAGAAGAGAGGGTTGAGAAGATACTTACTAGGATTTTGCCAATCACTTGGGAAAGCAAGATCACTGTCATCCAGgagtcaaagaacattgccactctcccactagatgaattgattggaaatctcactgcctatgaacttaggatacaaaccatgaagatggatttatctaagaaggaaaggagcttggcactcagaatcactgaaggttctgatatggaagatgatgaaatggctatgatcaccaaagacttcaagaagtacctgaggagaggaaagggttcttcaagaagtggaagctacaaCAAGGCAAAAGCTCAtgagaagcaaaccaatgatggctgctacaagtgtggaaagtCTGATCATCACATCAAAAACTGTCCTTTGTgaaaaattgaatggaagaaggaaagagttgaacgaaggaacaggaagaaggaacaggttcaacccaagaaaacaacaacaaaggatcaaccaaggctatggccgctgcttggggagaaagctcagatgatgatgatgaggatgaacgagcacttatggccattggagaatctgatgaagaaactgagaTAAGTGTCTTTCATCGCAAAGACAAGATTatttttttgtctaaagaaagattATCTTAGTTGCTACTAGagctaattgatgaatctgaggatgtaaatAACGAAATGGAtgtctaaagaatgtgtgattttgaaggctaagtgcaaaaacctgAAACTTAGGGCTAGTGAAACTGTAtgtgaaaatattgtgttgaagaatcaggttcatgcacttgacacaactgtcctagagcttagatctgaaaatctaaaattgaaaCTAGGAACAGGCAAAAAGACAgttgatcacacacaactcactttagaagaaaatgtaggaaaaataaaagatgaaTTGTACAAGAGAGATGAATAAGTAAGAATTCTAAAGGAGGATctaagcaaggtcaagcatgaactatacaaaacttgtaaatggaacaggtcttctgatgcactttcatggctacaagaacaccatagtagcaacagaagaggacttAGCTTTGGGAACCCtacacctaagtgggatcccaaaagcaagtatctTACACTTCCCGAGAACAAGAACACTGTGGTAacactggtcactataaaagtgaatgcactgcaaaagaaaaggcaagtcaaaagaataaagattttgttcaagggaaaaataggctgccaagttgggctaaaaagaatttgattcacctttttgcctatagaaagggacctaagctagtttgggttcctaagactaacccatgatttccttttgcaggtccaagtgaaggggagcagccaaatatggtacatagaTAGTGGCTACTCAAAGCATATAACAGGAAGCAAGAACAAGtttctttcacttgaggaccttaaaggaggtaatgtctcctttgaaaatgggaagaaaggtgagatcattggggttggaaaggtaggtaagattgattctcactctattgagaatgtctacttgatagatgaaCTGAAGTATAGTCTAATAAatgtatcacaattgtgtgatagaggtaacatggtagcattctCCTCTgcaaaatgctttgtg contains:
- the LOC104118264 gene encoding ubiquinol oxidase, mitochondrial gives rise to the protein MNQFLARSVMRRLVNSGSNCKRCISSLSSPSSLSSSAATAAAEVHKPSSESVVMMSGKRLGFSGQWWRMMSSASEPPTKKSTSSSTTVRKEDEKGEKTSDASVEKMERKNDQVVVSSYWGVSRPKITREDGSVWPWNCFMPWETYQADLSIDLSKHHVPKAFLDKVAYWTVKLLRIPTDLLFKKKYGCRAMMLETVAGVPGMVGGMLLHLRSLRKFEQSGGWIKALLEEAENERMHLMTMVELVQPKWYERLLVLAVQGVFFNFYFVLYVLSPKLGHRIVGYLEEEAIHSYTLYLNDIDRAEIENIPAPAIAIDYWRLPKDATLKHVITVIRADEAHHRDVNHFASDIHYQGKKLQEAAAPVGYH
- the LOC138900929 gene encoding uncharacterized protein: MSTPPENWEGQSTARPPLFNGQYYSWWKNRMRDHIQGEDYELWDIAISGPLATLKENTEGVDVPKTRADCTAKDLKKWEKNAKAKKRLVCGLGPDEYSRIQGCATAKQIWDTLQVAHEGTTQVKRSRGTLLYP